A DNA window from Streptomyces sp. CA-278952 contains the following coding sequences:
- a CDS encoding ester cyclase translates to MDTKSLARRFLEESAEDDRESVYAHHCTADYAEHDPNMEQETVGLAEARRSYREVREAFEVTHTAQSLVAEGDLVCSRFVIHGRHTGDYRGNPPSGRAFETTGHVTLRFQQGRIAESWFNYDLAGALEQVGAPPATGL, encoded by the coding sequence ATGGACACCAAATCGCTTGCCCGCCGGTTTCTGGAAGAGTCAGCAGAAGACGACCGCGAGTCCGTCTACGCACACCACTGCACAGCCGACTACGCCGAGCACGACCCCAACATGGAGCAGGAGACCGTGGGCCTCGCGGAGGCCAGGCGTTCGTACCGAGAGGTCCGCGAGGCCTTCGAAGTCACCCACACCGCGCAGAGCTTGGTGGCCGAAGGTGATCTCGTCTGTTCCCGATTCGTCATCCACGGCCGCCACACCGGTGACTACCGGGGGAACCCGCCCAGCGGCAGAGCGTTCGAGACGACCGGTCACGTCACCTTGCGGTTCCAGCAGGGCCGGATCGCCGAGAGCTGGTTCAACTACGACCTGGCCGGCGCGCTCGAACAGGTCGGTGCTCCCCCGGCCACCGGCCTATGA
- a CDS encoding alpha/beta fold hydrolase, producing the protein MPHTTTPDGVGIAYQVQGDRAAPLLLLAGQANNHHWWDSVRGDFHGVRSTITFDYRGTGESDKPDLPYKTELFALDVIAVLDALGIERADVYGTSMGGRVAQQLAARHPERVRALVLGCTSPGGPHAVERTNDVRRSLVQTRPGAARRALLELMYTPAWLAANPGPYRTLGDPGMPAHAQRRHLAASNQHDAWQLLPVIGAPTLVVHGTDDLLNPAANAALLAERVPGARLHLIPGARHAYFEEFRAVASPLVLDFLTTVTQR; encoded by the coding sequence ATGCCGCACACGACGACGCCCGACGGGGTCGGTATCGCCTATCAGGTCCAGGGCGACCGGGCTGCTCCCCTGCTCCTCCTGGCGGGGCAGGCCAACAACCACCACTGGTGGGACTCGGTGCGCGGCGACTTCCACGGCGTCCGCAGCACCATCACGTTCGACTACCGGGGCACGGGGGAGAGCGACAAGCCCGATCTGCCCTACAAAACCGAGCTGTTCGCCCTGGACGTGATCGCGGTGCTCGACGCCCTCGGTATCGAGCGGGCCGATGTCTACGGGACGTCCATGGGCGGGCGGGTGGCCCAGCAGCTCGCGGCGCGCCATCCCGAACGTGTACGCGCCCTGGTGCTCGGGTGCACATCGCCCGGTGGCCCGCACGCCGTCGAACGCACCAACGACGTGCGCAGGTCCCTGGTGCAGACGCGACCGGGTGCGGCGCGGCGGGCCCTGCTGGAGCTGATGTACACCCCTGCCTGGCTGGCGGCGAACCCCGGACCGTACCGGACGCTCGGTGACCCCGGCATGCCCGCCCACGCCCAACGGCGCCATCTCGCGGCCAGTAACCAGCACGACGCGTGGCAGCTGCTGCCGGTTATCGGCGCGCCCACTCTCGTCGTGCACGGCACCGATGACCTGCTCAACCCGGCCGCCAACGCTGCCCTGCTCGCGGAACGTGTCCCCGGCGCCCGTCTGCACCTGATCCCCGGAGCGCGGCACGCCTACTTCGAGGAGTTCCGCGCCGTCGCGAGCCCGCTCGTCCTGGACTTCCTCACCACCGTCACGCAGCGGTAG
- a CDS encoding EamA family transporter encodes MKTDTSPASTPRPTGADGAAPPRGAGRGAGVALMLGSGLSNQTGASVAALAFPVIGPAGVVAVRQWVAAVILGAVGRPRLRHFTAAQWRPVLGLALVFAGMNLSLYMAIDRIGLGLAVTLEFLGPLTVALAGSRRRIDLAAAGAAAGAVAVLMRPTPSTDYLGIGLALLAAACWACYILLNRTVGIRLPGLEGSAAAAIVSAVLYLPVGAWVLWHHPPTPTALGCALVAGVLSSAVPFLADLLALRRVPAHFFGVFMSVNPVFAALVGLVVLGQRLDVPAWLAIAVIVAANTAAVSTARRGTP; translated from the coding sequence ATGAAAACCGATACCTCTCCGGCCTCGACGCCCCGCCCGACCGGAGCCGACGGGGCGGCGCCGCCACGGGGCGCGGGGCGGGGAGCCGGTGTGGCGCTGATGCTGGGCAGCGGCCTGTCCAACCAGACGGGCGCCTCCGTCGCGGCGCTCGCCTTCCCGGTGATCGGGCCCGCGGGGGTGGTGGCGGTACGCCAGTGGGTGGCCGCCGTCATCCTCGGCGCCGTCGGCCGGCCACGGCTGCGGCACTTCACCGCCGCGCAGTGGCGTCCCGTCCTGGGCCTCGCCCTGGTGTTCGCCGGGATGAACCTCTCCCTGTACATGGCGATCGACAGAATCGGCCTCGGGCTGGCCGTCACGCTGGAGTTCCTCGGCCCGCTGACCGTCGCCCTGGCCGGCTCCCGCCGCCGGATCGACCTGGCCGCCGCCGGAGCAGCCGCGGGCGCGGTGGCCGTTCTCATGCGCCCCACGCCCTCCACCGACTACCTGGGCATCGGCCTGGCCCTCCTGGCGGCGGCCTGCTGGGCCTGTTACATTCTGCTCAACCGGACGGTCGGAATCCGTCTCCCCGGCCTGGAGGGCTCGGCCGCCGCGGCGATCGTCTCCGCTGTGCTCTACCTGCCCGTCGGCGCCTGGGTGCTGTGGCATCACCCGCCCACGCCCACCGCACTGGGCTGCGCCCTCGTCGCCGGGGTGCTCTCCTCGGCGGTGCCGTTCCTGGCCGACCTGCTGGCGCTGCGCCGTGTCCCGGCGCACTTCTTCGGCGTGTTCATGAGCGTCAACCCGGTCTTCGCCGCCCTGGTCGGCCTCGTCGTTCTCGGGCAGCGGCTCGATGTCCCCGCCTGGCTGGCCATCGCGGTGATCGTCGCCGCGAACACCGCTGCCGTGTCCACCGCACGCCGGGGAACCCCATGA
- a CDS encoding LysR family transcriptional regulator: MDGSGGTAGALELKQLRCLVAIVDTGSFTDAGHALGMSQAAVSRTLAGLESLLGVRLLSRTSRSVAPTAAGVRALARARIVLAGTEEFVREATTGHTRLHIGHAWSAFGRHTTEFQRRWHEQHPGTDLRLIRHNTPTGGLAEGLCDLAVIRAPIDLKPWSHARIGTEARYVAMASDDPWARRRGIRLDEIPTRTLAIDHRTGTTALDLWPEQDRPRVEFTQDIDDWLAAIATGRCVGITPRATAAQYRRDGITYRPLRGAGPVTVHLIWRAHTTHPATHTAIALASGLYREDRPGARPRG, translated from the coding sequence ATGGATGGGTCGGGAGGCACAGCGGGTGCGCTGGAGCTGAAGCAGCTCCGGTGTCTGGTCGCCATCGTGGACACCGGCAGTTTCACCGACGCCGGCCACGCACTCGGTATGTCGCAGGCCGCCGTCTCCCGGACCCTCGCCGGCCTCGAAAGCCTCCTCGGGGTACGGCTGCTGAGCCGCACCAGTCGCAGCGTCGCCCCCACCGCCGCGGGAGTTCGGGCGCTGGCCCGCGCCCGCATCGTGCTCGCCGGCACCGAGGAATTCGTCCGCGAGGCCACCACCGGGCACACCCGCCTGCACATCGGGCACGCCTGGTCCGCCTTCGGCCGGCACACCACCGAGTTCCAGCGCCGCTGGCACGAACAGCACCCCGGGACCGACCTGCGCCTCATCCGTCACAACACCCCTACCGGCGGCCTCGCCGAGGGGCTGTGCGACCTCGCCGTCATCCGTGCTCCGATCGACCTCAAGCCGTGGTCCCACGCCCGGATCGGCACCGAGGCCCGCTACGTGGCCATGGCGTCCGACGACCCATGGGCCCGCCGCCGCGGTATCCGCCTGGACGAGATCCCGACCCGTACCCTGGCCATCGACCACCGCACCGGCACCACCGCTCTGGATCTGTGGCCGGAGCAGGACCGGCCGAGGGTCGAGTTCACCCAGGACATCGACGACTGGCTGGCCGCCATCGCCACCGGCCGCTGCGTCGGGATCACGCCTCGGGCCACCGCCGCCCAGTACCGTCGTGACGGCATCACCTACCGCCCTCTCCGGGGCGCCGGCCCGGTCACCGTCCACCTCATCTGGCGCGCCCACACCACCCACCCCGCCACGCACACCGCGATCGCCCTCGCCAGCGGCCTCTACCGCGAGGACCGCCCCGGCGCGCGCCCGCGCGGATGA
- a CDS encoding response regulator: MSHGPTAEKKLRILVADDHTVMRAGVVALLANEPTIEIVGEAEDGRAAVGLVEQLEPDVVLMDLRMPVLDGTSATTEVVAGPARTRVLILTTYETDAEIERAVEAGAIGYLLKDATREQLVEAVHAASRGETVLAPRVAARLVARMRRPTPVTLTPREVDVLGAVADGLSNGEIGRRLVIAEATVKTHLLRVFAKLDVADRTHAVVKALELGLLAGPRGRAEGA, from the coding sequence ATGTCACACGGGCCGACAGCGGAGAAGAAGCTCCGGATCCTCGTGGCGGACGACCACACGGTGATGCGTGCCGGGGTCGTCGCCCTGCTGGCGAACGAACCCACCATCGAGATCGTCGGCGAGGCCGAAGACGGGCGGGCGGCCGTCGGTCTCGTCGAACAGCTGGAGCCGGACGTGGTGCTGATGGACCTGCGGATGCCCGTCCTCGACGGGACGAGCGCCACGACGGAGGTCGTCGCCGGGCCCGCCCGGACCCGTGTGCTGATCCTGACCACGTACGAGACCGACGCCGAGATCGAGCGCGCCGTCGAGGCAGGCGCCATCGGCTACCTGCTGAAGGACGCCACCCGCGAGCAGCTGGTGGAGGCCGTCCACGCCGCGTCCCGCGGCGAGACCGTGCTGGCTCCGCGCGTCGCGGCGCGGCTGGTGGCCCGGATGCGACGGCCGACGCCGGTGACGCTGACGCCCCGGGAGGTGGATGTGCTGGGCGCGGTGGCGGACGGGCTGTCCAACGGGGAGATCGGCCGCCGGCTGGTCATCGCGGAGGCGACCGTGAAAACGCATCTGCTGAGGGTCTTCGCCAAACTCGACGTCGCCGACCGTACGCACGCGGTGGTCAAGGCACTGGAGCTCGGTCTGCTCGCAGGCCCCCGGGGGAGAGCGGAAGGCGCCTGA
- a CDS encoding sensor histidine kinase, translated as MNQRPQPDTALTVPSLHRWNAVFWVLLGVVPPALAVADAPGTTRYPVLGLLAALALSYGAVGLFPGNPALRPRPYLYVLVVGLGAMSYLLDGSAALFVVTLPHFWIYTTSARAAIALSGVAAAGVVAGNVVRQGWDGEFFTGNVISTLIGYAAGVLIGLGVRHITEDADERARRLSAELEEARLRLIEAHHRQGAADERERLAREIHDTLAQGFASIIVLAEAARSGLATDPGRSGKHLLAIENTARENLAEARVLVGSAPASGVAAGSVADTLRRTLDRFAEDTGTGVTSELPDVTCDQQTRIALLRCTQESLANIRKHAAASTVEVVLTAQPYGIELEITDDGAGFVTEDSHGFGLHGMRKRLAELGGELTVTSSLGDGTRVLAMIPTDGQG; from the coding sequence GTGAACCAACGGCCGCAGCCCGACACCGCGTTGACCGTACCCTCACTGCACCGGTGGAACGCCGTCTTCTGGGTGCTGCTGGGCGTGGTCCCGCCGGCCCTCGCGGTCGCCGACGCACCCGGGACGACGCGCTACCCGGTGCTGGGGCTGCTGGCCGCGCTCGCCCTCTCGTACGGCGCGGTGGGGCTGTTCCCCGGCAACCCCGCCCTGCGCCCCCGCCCCTACCTGTACGTACTCGTCGTGGGCCTCGGAGCCATGTCGTACCTGCTCGACGGCAGCGCGGCGCTCTTCGTGGTGACACTGCCGCACTTCTGGATCTACACCACGAGCGCGCGCGCCGCGATCGCACTCAGCGGCGTCGCCGCGGCGGGGGTTGTCGCCGGCAACGTCGTACGGCAGGGCTGGGACGGAGAGTTCTTCACCGGCAACGTGATCTCCACGCTCATCGGGTACGCGGCCGGCGTGCTCATCGGTCTGGGGGTGCGCCACATCACCGAGGACGCCGACGAGCGAGCCCGTCGGCTGAGCGCCGAACTGGAGGAAGCACGGCTCCGGCTCATCGAGGCACACCACCGCCAGGGAGCGGCGGACGAGCGCGAACGTCTCGCGCGGGAGATCCACGACACGCTCGCCCAGGGATTCGCGTCCATCATCGTGCTCGCGGAGGCGGCCAGATCCGGTCTGGCCACCGACCCGGGCAGGAGCGGGAAGCACCTGCTCGCGATCGAGAACACCGCGCGCGAGAACCTCGCCGAGGCGCGCGTCCTCGTCGGCTCGGCCCCGGCGAGCGGTGTCGCCGCCGGCTCGGTGGCGGACACCCTGCGACGGACCCTGGACCGGTTCGCCGAGGACACCGGGACCGGTGTCACCTCCGAACTGCCGGACGTCACCTGCGACCAGCAGACCCGCATCGCTCTCCTGCGCTGCACCCAGGAGTCCCTCGCCAACATACGCAAGCACGCGGCGGCCTCCACCGTGGAGGTGGTCCTCACCGCGCAGCCGTACGGGATCGAGCTGGAGATCACCGACGACGGCGCGGGCTTCGTGACGGAGGACTCCCATGGCTTCGGGCTGCACGGAATGCGCAAGCGCCTGGCCGAGCTCGGCGGCGAGCTCACCGTCACCAGCTCGCTCGGCGACGGCACCCGCGTCCTGGCCATGATTCCCACCGATGGGCAGGGCTGA
- a CDS encoding MMPL family transporter produces MRHLPVRMARWSARHAGRAIAGWFAFVVLCLVAGIALGTNEATTKDFWVGEAGRAEATATEGGLERSPTERIMIRARSGELDMAAAGAAARDVTVRMRSLPEVESVAAPVRSKDGEVLLVSVVLNGPELEGRTNVVPLLEQTAAVGADHPALVVEETGSPAISKGVNDQRDEDLALSERISLPVTVITLLIVFGSVIMAGVPLLLALSSIAAAIGLSMVASHVMPDAGVGTNLILLIGLAVGVDYTLFYLKREREERARADGRLGPEALVELAAATAGRAIVVSGLAVIVSTATLYLATDVIFSSLATGTILVVAVAVASSLTVLPALLVVIGRRADRLAPRRAARRAERGMPARAGKPETGRVFAALLRPARTRPALTLCLSVLVMLGLAVPALGLKLIDPGRDTFSRDIPAMRVYDRLTESFPELLVTHEVVTRSTPEQAARVKHALEDLGRRAQADPLFAQAPKNAKNAKNPVDPVDPVDPVDPKDLTNPAANPGSPEHFHPTVRTSADGRISVLELSVPHPAPSAEAIASLTHLREDHIPATVGRLSGVETAVSGDVARGRDYVSHESDKLPLVLGFLLLMTFLMTVWAFRSVVIGAIGVVLNLLSAGASLGMLVLVFQGTWAEGLLAFDFLGAIASRVPLFLVVILFGLSMDYQVFVVSRIQEARQNGMSAREAVVEGINRSAKVVTSAAIVMVTVFGAFVALHLTEMKQMGFCLAVAVLLDAVVIRLMVLPSVLLLLGERAWWPARRPGRVGRTQEPAAGPLAEVG; encoded by the coding sequence ATGAGACACCTACCTGTACGTATGGCCCGATGGAGCGCCCGGCACGCCGGGCGGGCGATCGCCGGCTGGTTCGCGTTCGTCGTCCTGTGCCTCGTCGCCGGCATCGCGCTGGGCACCAACGAGGCCACCACCAAGGACTTCTGGGTCGGCGAGGCGGGACGCGCCGAGGCGACGGCGACCGAGGGCGGACTGGAGCGTTCCCCCACCGAGCGGATCATGATCCGGGCCAGGTCGGGGGAGCTGGACATGGCAGCGGCCGGTGCGGCGGCCCGGGACGTGACCGTGCGGATGCGGTCCCTGCCCGAGGTGGAGAGCGTGGCCGCACCCGTCCGCTCGAAGGACGGCGAGGTCCTGCTCGTCTCGGTGGTCCTGAACGGCCCGGAGCTGGAAGGCAGGACGAACGTCGTGCCGCTCCTGGAGCAGACGGCGGCGGTGGGCGCCGACCACCCCGCCCTGGTGGTGGAGGAGACCGGATCCCCCGCCATCAGCAAGGGCGTCAACGACCAGCGCGATGAGGATCTCGCGCTCTCCGAACGCATCAGCCTGCCCGTCACCGTCATCACCCTGCTGATCGTGTTCGGCTCGGTGATCATGGCGGGTGTACCGCTCCTGCTGGCACTTTCCTCGATCGCCGCTGCGATCGGACTGTCCATGGTCGCTTCGCACGTCATGCCCGACGCGGGCGTCGGGACGAACCTCATCCTGCTCATAGGTCTGGCGGTCGGCGTCGACTACACGCTCTTCTACCTGAAGCGCGAGCGGGAGGAACGGGCGCGCGCCGACGGGCGGCTCGGCCCGGAGGCCCTCGTGGAGCTGGCAGCGGCGACAGCGGGCCGGGCCATCGTGGTCTCGGGTCTCGCGGTGATCGTCTCCACGGCCACCCTGTATCTGGCCACGGACGTCATCTTCTCCTCACTGGCGACGGGGACCATCCTCGTCGTGGCCGTCGCGGTGGCCAGCTCGCTCACCGTGCTTCCCGCGCTGCTGGTCGTCATCGGCCGCCGTGCCGACCGCCTCGCTCCCCGCAGGGCCGCCCGCCGGGCGGAGCGCGGCATGCCGGCCCGGGCCGGGAAGCCGGAGACGGGGCGGGTGTTCGCCGCTCTGCTGCGCCCGGCCCGGACCCGCCCCGCCCTCACCCTGTGTCTGTCGGTCCTCGTCATGCTCGGTCTGGCCGTGCCCGCGCTCGGCCTGAAACTGATCGACCCGGGCAGGGACACCTTCTCCCGCGACATCCCGGCCATGCGTGTCTACGACCGGTTGACCGAGAGCTTCCCCGAACTCCTCGTCACCCACGAGGTCGTCACCCGCTCCACGCCGGAACAGGCGGCGCGGGTGAAGCACGCGCTGGAGGATCTCGGCCGACGGGCCCAGGCCGACCCCCTTTTCGCGCAGGCCCCGAAGAACGCGAAGAACGCGAAGAACCCGGTGGACCCGGTGGACCCGGTGGACCCGGTGGACCCGAAGGACCTGACGAACCCGGCGGCGAATCCCGGATCCCCGGAGCACTTCCACCCGACGGTCCGCACGTCGGCCGACGGCCGGATCAGCGTGCTGGAACTCTCGGTCCCCCATCCCGCGCCCTCCGCCGAGGCGATCGCGTCGCTCACCCACCTCCGCGAGGACCACATCCCCGCGACCGTCGGCCGACTGTCCGGCGTGGAGACGGCGGTGAGCGGCGACGTCGCACGGGGCCGCGACTACGTGAGTCACGAGAGCGACAAGCTGCCGCTGGTCCTCGGCTTCCTGCTGCTGATGACCTTCCTGATGACCGTGTGGGCGTTCCGCTCCGTGGTGATCGGCGCGATCGGCGTCGTACTGAACCTGCTCTCCGCCGGTGCCTCGCTCGGCATGCTGGTCCTGGTCTTCCAGGGGACGTGGGCGGAGGGGCTGCTGGCCTTCGACTTCCTCGGGGCGATCGCGTCCAGGGTTCCGCTGTTCCTCGTGGTGATCCTCTTCGGCCTATCGATGGACTACCAGGTGTTCGTGGTCAGCCGGATCCAGGAGGCCAGGCAGAACGGCATGTCCGCCCGTGAGGCAGTGGTGGAGGGCATCAACCGGTCGGCCAAGGTGGTGACCAGCGCGGCGATCGTGATGGTGACGGTGTTCGGCGCGTTCGTGGCCCTGCACCTCACCGAGATGAAGCAGATGGGGTTCTGCCTGGCCGTGGCCGTCCTCCTGGACGCCGTGGTCATCCGGCTCATGGTCCTGCCGTCGGTGCTGTTGCTCCTCGGCGAGCGTGCCTGGTGGCCGGCCCGGCGCCCCGGCCGGGTCGGACGGACGCAGGAACCCGCCGCCGGGCCCCTGGCGGAAGTAGGCTGA
- a CDS encoding MerR family transcriptional regulator, with the protein MAWSTREIAELAGTSLRTVRHYHDIGLLDEPERRSNGYKQYGVAHLVRLLRVKRLTALGFSLAQIAALRDHEHPRDALQALDAELAATIERLQQARVEVAALLKKTAATDLPLRFAEADESAELPDPDRSFVTVLGTILGPSGLDAYADMLRQDPDAVALELDDLPADADEPTRRDLAERLVPYVRALHVKHPGLDDLSSDAPRGPEHTARTIGRAITDLYNPAQVDVMRRLRTHLARPEGNTTV; encoded by the coding sequence ATGGCGTGGAGCACCCGCGAGATCGCGGAGCTCGCCGGCACCAGCCTGAGGACGGTGCGGCACTACCACGACATCGGGCTGCTCGATGAGCCGGAGCGGCGCTCCAACGGCTACAAGCAGTACGGCGTCGCCCACCTCGTCCGGCTGCTGCGGGTCAAACGCCTCACGGCCCTCGGATTCTCCCTGGCCCAGATCGCCGCCCTGCGCGACCACGAACACCCCCGGGACGCCCTCCAAGCCCTCGATGCCGAACTGGCCGCCACCATCGAACGCCTCCAACAGGCCCGCGTCGAGGTCGCGGCACTGCTGAAGAAGACCGCCGCCACCGATCTGCCTCTCCGGTTCGCAGAGGCGGACGAATCCGCCGAACTGCCCGACCCGGACCGCTCGTTCGTCACCGTCCTGGGCACGATCCTCGGCCCGAGCGGCCTGGACGCCTACGCGGACATGCTGCGCCAGGACCCCGACGCTGTCGCCCTGGAACTCGACGACCTCCCCGCCGACGCCGACGAACCGACGCGCCGGGACCTCGCGGAACGCCTCGTGCCCTATGTTCGCGCACTGCACGTGAAACACCCCGGACTGGACGACCTCTCCTCGGACGCCCCACGCGGCCCGGAGCACACCGCGCGGACCATCGGCAGAGCGATCACCGACCTCTACAACCCCGCCCAGGTCGACGTGATGCGCCGCCTCAGGACCCATCTCGCGCGGCCGGAGGGAAACACGACCGTCTGA
- a CDS encoding alpha/beta fold hydrolase, producing MPYLPTRLRPAMTAVAVPLLLLAGACSPSTSDTSQSAKASTKPPGGLARFYDQDLAFGSCKGYGTTPADEKAFADPGLQCARLDVPLDYSEPAGRKGQIAVLRVPARGQSKGPLLLNSGGPGGTGQNFAAQTGTALAKSPVTESFDLVGFDPRGVGASKPAISCFSEEDYLAGDVRTELVLTAGRFTEEDTERLVDKCARGSGGVQNLGSVSTRDTVRDMDILRSALGGKKLNFLGQSYGTRIGALYAEQYPGNVRSMVLDGAVDPHLGSERRLSQYSGFQRSFDKMAEACAAGKDCPLGTDPKQATEKFQKIARPLLEKPLTYGQGMRFTYNDLMDAVISGLYYQAVWPKITKGIAEVRSGNPEQLLAISAAFSGRGPDGSGSNFDVANYAITCMDEARMTPEQAVEMRGRTYRAAPFVDPGTGTEGARDTCEFWPAEPKTTYPFPDRVDGLPATLTISITGDPSTPHQAGVNLAETLDGSLLTVKGEQHTIAASGVNACVNKAVADYLIHLRTPSESTTCTL from the coding sequence TTGCCCTACCTGCCCACCCGACTCCGCCCGGCGATGACCGCGGTGGCCGTGCCGCTGCTGCTTCTGGCCGGAGCCTGCAGCCCGAGCACATCCGACACCTCGCAGTCGGCGAAAGCCTCGACGAAACCACCCGGCGGGCTGGCCCGCTTCTACGACCAGGACCTCGCGTTCGGCTCGTGCAAGGGGTACGGCACCACCCCGGCGGACGAAAAGGCCTTCGCCGACCCCGGCCTTCAGTGCGCCCGGCTGGATGTGCCGCTGGACTACAGCGAACCCGCCGGCAGGAAGGGGCAGATCGCGGTGCTCCGGGTTCCCGCACGCGGCCAGTCGAAGGGGCCCTTGCTCCTCAACTCGGGCGGCCCCGGCGGCACCGGCCAGAACTTCGCGGCGCAGACCGGCACGGCGCTGGCGAAGAGCCCCGTGACCGAGAGCTTCGACCTCGTGGGATTCGACCCCCGCGGCGTCGGAGCGTCCAAACCGGCGATCAGCTGCTTCAGCGAGGAGGACTACCTCGCCGGTGACGTACGGACCGAACTCGTGCTCACGGCCGGTCGCTTCACCGAGGAGGACACCGAGCGACTCGTCGACAAGTGCGCGCGAGGCTCCGGCGGTGTACAGAACCTGGGCAGCGTCAGCACCCGCGACACGGTCCGCGACATGGACATCCTGCGGTCCGCCCTCGGCGGGAAGAAGCTGAACTTCCTGGGCCAGAGCTATGGAACCCGTATCGGAGCGCTGTACGCCGAGCAGTACCCCGGCAACGTACGCAGCATGGTCCTCGACGGCGCCGTCGACCCCCACCTCGGCAGCGAACGGCGACTGTCCCAGTACAGCGGCTTCCAACGCTCCTTCGACAAGATGGCCGAGGCCTGCGCCGCCGGCAAGGACTGCCCCCTGGGCACCGATCCGAAGCAAGCGACCGAGAAGTTCCAGAAGATCGCCCGTCCGCTGCTCGAAAAGCCGCTCACCTACGGGCAGGGGATGCGGTTCACGTACAACGACCTCATGGACGCCGTGATCTCCGGCCTCTACTACCAAGCGGTCTGGCCGAAGATCACCAAGGGCATCGCCGAGGTGCGGTCGGGCAACCCTGAACAACTCCTGGCCATCTCCGCGGCCTTCAGCGGGCGCGGCCCGGACGGGAGCGGCAGCAACTTCGACGTGGCCAACTACGCCATCACCTGTATGGACGAGGCACGCATGACCCCCGAGCAGGCGGTCGAGATGCGCGGCAGGACCTACCGGGCGGCACCGTTCGTCGACCCGGGCACCGGCACCGAAGGGGCCAGGGACACCTGCGAGTTCTGGCCGGCCGAGCCGAAGACCACGTACCCCTTCCCCGACCGCGTCGACGGGCTGCCCGCCACCCTGACGATCTCGATCACCGGTGACCCGAGCACCCCGCATCAAGCCGGTGTCAATCTGGCCGAGACCCTCGACGGCAGCCTGCTCACCGTGAAGGGGGAGCAGCACACCATCGCCGCATCAGGGGTCAATGCCTGCGTCAACAAGGCCGTGGCCGACTATCTGATCCACCTGCGCACCCCGTCCGAAAGCACCACCTGCACCCTCTGA
- a CDS encoding phthiocerol/phthiodiolone dimycocerosyl transferase family protein, translated as MTTSISRGTALRALGAFEKTIDLYMQRNPVQFSLVAHIDRQVSAATLARALARLQERHPLLAASVDRSEVETLYRSAEDAVDVTTRAAGTPWQAVVATEQTRPIPPEPGPLLRAVLIPGDTNCSVVLTFAHQITDGVGGLHVLLDLIAALDGGEPERAGGVPRAQEDLLAGLDVRTDTGDAAAPVVSPAEDERMSAPGELVPFSALLPHVSALALDRELTTRLVGRCRTEGMSVHAALCSAASTVFHRRGRDFVRVLSPVDLRRAAGLPDDVANRFAGARTASEATHADDFWALARRHHASLARQRAPHALRAGSAALSENPPQTPEDAEAMMAAVTAADIQITNLGAAEAHGPIPPSVTALWGPAQITQVRGEHVLGVVTVGGRLRMTELTHDPVAGLLPEMAAVLAQACAAFDPDAGPT; from the coding sequence GTGACGACCAGTATCAGCCGGGGAACGGCATTGCGCGCGCTCGGCGCATTCGAGAAGACCATCGATCTCTACATGCAGAGAAACCCTGTCCAGTTCTCCCTGGTGGCCCACATCGACCGTCAGGTATCGGCGGCGACGCTGGCACGGGCGCTGGCGCGCCTCCAGGAGCGGCATCCCCTGCTCGCGGCCTCGGTCGACCGCAGCGAGGTGGAAACCCTGTACCGCTCGGCGGAGGACGCCGTCGACGTCACGACACGTGCCGCGGGCACCCCGTGGCAGGCGGTCGTGGCCACCGAACAGACCCGCCCCATTCCGCCGGAACCGGGCCCCCTGTTGCGAGCCGTCCTGATCCCCGGAGACACGAACTGCTCCGTCGTGCTGACCTTCGCCCATCAGATCACCGACGGAGTCGGCGGCCTGCACGTGCTGCTGGACCTGATCGCGGCTCTCGACGGCGGCGAACCCGAAAGGGCCGGCGGCGTCCCGCGGGCCCAGGAGGACCTCCTCGCCGGCCTCGACGTACGGACGGACACCGGCGACGCCGCGGCTCCCGTGGTCTCGCCGGCGGAGGACGAGCGTATGAGCGCACCCGGAGAGCTCGTCCCGTTCTCCGCGCTGCTGCCGCACGTGTCCGCCCTGGCCCTGGACCGTGAACTGACCACGAGGCTCGTCGGCCGCTGCCGTACGGAGGGCATGTCGGTGCACGCGGCCCTCTGCTCGGCCGCCTCCACGGTGTTCCACCGGCGGGGCCGCGACTTCGTGCGGGTGCTGAGTCCGGTGGACCTGCGCCGCGCGGCCGGTCTGCCCGACGATGTCGCCAACCGCTTCGCGGGCGCTCGGACGGCGAGTGAGGCGACGCATGCGGACGACTTCTGGGCCCTCGCCCGGCGACACCATGCGTCGCTCGCGCGGCAACGCGCACCGCACGCGCTCCGGGCCGGTTCCGCGGCTCTCTCCGAGAACCCACCGCAGACCCCCGAGGACGCCGAGGCGATGATGGCCGCGGTCACTGCGGCCGATATCCAGATCACCAACCTCGGTGCGGCGGAAGCGCACGGACCGATCCCGCCTTCCGTCACGGCTCTCTGGGGCCCCGCGCAGATCACCCAGGTACGAGGGGAGCACGTCCTCGGCGTCGTCACCGTCGGCGGGCGCCTGCGGATGACCGAACTCACCCACGACCCCGTGGCCGGCCTTCTCCCGGAGATGGCCGCTGTTCTCGCCCAGGCATGCGCGGCCTTTGACCCGGACGCCGGCCCCACGTGA